In Capsicum annuum cultivar UCD-10X-F1 chromosome 8, UCD10Xv1.1, whole genome shotgun sequence, the genomic window taaGAATTCAAACAGATAGTTCTCAAGATATCTTAATAATTATGCTAGATAGTTCTCAAGATATCTTAATAATTATgctaacttctttgctttattttagaatatcaagtgtcatttttattttttcctctatcaGAAAAGTGTCCAATGAGAGGTAAATTTGACATAATTTTCTGATAAATCAATTTGGATTGCGTTAACAAGAATAAAAGAATGAAATGGTAAACTACTAATATTCGGAGAGGGAATCAGATGACGTACTTGTAGATGCAACAATCTAATTTTTCGTGTTTATTACTTATGTGTATTTCCACTGTGGGACGATCAATAGCAACATCAATGTGGGAGGCCACGTGTCCTATTTCTTGTTTTTTCAAATTGGCTATTCGAGTCCCTAGAGAAATGTAGCCCGAATATGCGCACTTATTGTAAAAGATTCAACTATTAATGGATGACATAAATCACTGATAGTTTTATAACACACATGAACTTGCTCCACTCCGATGATTAGAAAAACGAGAAGCAAAACATAAACAAATACTCCGTATAAAGGTAAACTCAACAAAGATTTTATTAGAGAGCAAAATGCAAGCCTCAGTTTGGAGTCCTCGGCTAGTCAATCTGTTCACTCGTTCATGCAAAACAACAAACAGTTTGCGGGCATTCTCATCATCAGCTATTTCTAACCAGTCTCGGGGTGGACTTCCCCGCTTCTACTCCGATGAGCTCCCTCCTTCCAAGGCATCTCCATTGCTTCCTACTTTTCGAAAAGAACAGTGTTGGGGTTTGTTATACTACCAATTTGAATCTGCAAGAAATGTTCTACTTTCTTGCGTGTCATTTGACTGTTGGAAATCGATAAATTGAAATTCTTTTAGTACAATTTAGAGGATTCTTGATGTTTGAACTGTCTATAAGCTGTGGTGTTtctcctatatatatatttttttgatatccGTGGTGTCCAGGGCAGCTtgtgcgcacctcgactaattccacggaaCTTGCCTGCCACCTTCCCCCAGGCGCCAGCATCATTAATTAGGTAAatctatccaccaaggctaggacagaTGACAAGATAGAGCGGAGTGGGTAACGTAGGTAATTTCAAATCAATTGAGTAAGATGATAATTAGGATACTTATACCTGAACCCAACTAGTTTGGAGTTTAGGGTAGTTGTTGTGTTATTGTTTTGGCTCTATTTCTACTCTTAAACCTTTATTATTACTGTATTCAGACTAGATGATTTAAGCAGCTCAGCTAAGGTGTATTCATGGTTTTTGAGAATGCAGGATGGCGTTGTTCGTGTTAAAGGTGATGAATTCTGGCACATGACTAGGGTCTTAAGGTTGACAGTTCATGATAGGTACTGCCTCATAGCATAATCTTGGATGGTTACTAGTGATGCACAATTATGTGCCGAAGAAGTTGTACACATTAAGCTAATTTTCACTGTCCACGAGTAGTATCTCACTTTCTTAATGTGTGTGGTTTAAATATGCAGTAGTTGTGAACTATGAAAATGGCTTGTTCAAAAGTATTATTTGCATAATGTAAACGGTGCCTTTACTACTCCAATGCACTATTATTTCTGTAAGCCTTTTATATACTCCCTTTCCCAATTATCAATCTGGTTGTCCACTTTCGGTGTTCGTAATGTGGATTTCAGATCTGACAATTCTACGGAGGAAATGATTCTCACCAGATAGTTGTTAATTCCTGTCTTAACATAAGCCAGATAGGTTGTCCTAGAATAAGATATATGCTTGATACCTGGGGTGCTAAATAGCCTTGAAAAATGTTTCTGAGTTAATTTCACTCATTCCTGATGCCCAATTTGCAAGGGTAGAACTATTTGATGGAAAAGGAGGCTTAGTTGAAGGTTGTATACAGATCATCGATCAGACAGGAGTGGATATTGTAGCTCTCGAGAATCCAAAGTCAGTATCTCCTCATAACACACAGTGGCATGTCTATGCTGCATTTGGTGAGTGTTTATGAGCATTGATAGTGGCGTTATGTGTAGATCATTTTTCTGTCTTGCATAATGTGCACTAAGTTCCTGTAATGTAGGTACTCTGAAGGGAGGCCGGGCTGATTGGCTCGTGGAGAAATGTACAGTATGTCTGAATTGCTTATGTGAATATTGCATCTCTCCAGAAGCTTTCAGCAACTTGTTTGTTCACTCTCTTCATCCGATGTTCTCAGGAGCTAGGAGCCTGTAGTGTTACCCCCTTATTGACGGAACGTTCTCCTTCAATATCAGAAAACCGTGTGGACAGATTACAACGTGTTAGTTTTGCTGCAGCTAAACAATGTAAGCTTTTCACTCTGATACAAAATGTATTTTGTGCACTAATTTTCCATGTGTGATGTTTTTGACACTAACAGCATTTTGCTTTAGGCCAAAGGCTGCATGAAATGGTTCTAAATCCTCCTATAAAAGTTGGTGGACTTTTAACTCTTGTAAGTTGGTTTCTCTAATTTCCTCCCACAAAGTGAAATCTTTTTCAAGCTTTGCGAACAGCTTATAGGAGGCTCTAAGAATCTTTGCTCGCCTTTCTCTCTGCAGCGCTtgctcatttttcttttctttgtttttgtggTACCGCTTTCCTATAGGTAAAAAATTCAAAGCTTTCGTTTATTGCCATAGCAGAAGCTAAACCAGTTTTTAGTGCTTTAAGTTCCACAAAAAGGGAATCAGCTGGACTGATGATAATTGGACCAGAAGGAGGTTAGTATCTTTTTGCAGCCTTCCCATATCTATTCCAGTGTATGCCCAAGGTTTTGTGCCTTTATGCTGATGATATTTTTGTTGGTCATACATCAACTTTTTGATCATCTTGAGAAGTGAATTGTCCAGGACCCTGATGACGATTCTGAGGAATTTGTATATTCCTGAACATTCTTAGTAAAAATAGTCATCTTTGAATAAATCACATATAAAACTAGGCTTTGTTTTAATGTGTAGCTCCAGTTTTGGATAATTTATGTGTCGAAGCTCATTTGGCCTTTAACTTCTATAAGGGGCTCTTTTAATCCAGGAACCAGGAGAATCCTTTGAAGCTAGTATTATACTCATCTTTATCAAAAAAGCTAGCAGAATTACCCGCAATATGGATTCTAGATAAATTCTTTTTTGAAGGAAAGGATAAAAGTAGTttaaaggaaagaagaagagaaCAACCGTCCTGCCACTGCGACCGTTTGATCCATTCTCCATTATTTACTTTGCCAGGATAGAACAACACTCTCCAACCATACACCACTCTAACTCTAACCACAAACTCTATTTATCTTTCTCGCACTGCAGGAATTACTTTGTACAATACAGATTTTGTTTTATTATGATTTGGCTTCACCTGTCATGGTGCTTATACATATAGTCTATGGGTGCACCAGGCCAATCTTGCAAGATGAAGTGGCTTTAGACCCTCTTATTTTGTCTTCATTATCCAGAAGTAAGAGTCCATCAAGAGTGGTGAACAACAATTATGATAAAAGGATTTggaaccaaaaataaagaaaagcttGCGGATACTAGGCAATCTTACATACAACATTCAGATAtagataatttataattttgttcTCTGTTATGTGTAATTATTGTGAACACTCTCCATTGTAGACTTCACAGAGAGAGAACTAAATGTGATTCTGGAGGCTGGGGCAACTGCTGTTGGTCTTGGACCACATCGTCTACGAGTTGAAACTGCTACAGTGGCTCTTTTGTCAGCATTGATGTTGTGGTGTGATGACCAGGAGATACTCAAGGTCTAGCAAGCTGGCAGGCAAGTGTTGTTTGTGCTGCTTTAAAATTGTAGTGATTCAGTCAAATTCAGTTTGATGGTCTTGTTTGAAAGGGCTCAATCAGTTTTTCAGTTAGGATTTCCTTCATTCTTTGTGGATCCAATTGTCTATAACTTACACTGAATTAGGACAAAGAAAAAGGTTTAATAGATCTCTCAAGACTTCTCTCAGCGTACGGTTATGGTTCTCTTTTTTCACATGATTGTATACCTATTGCTCCAAAATTTAGTGAAAACATAAAAAGGGAAGAGCAATATGCTGACAATAGTGAATCTTTCTCATCTTTGCTACATCTAAAAAGACAAAATTGCGGCTACAGGATTTCTGATTTAGTGCTTTGATTACTAAGAATTAAGTTTCTTCCTGAACCTCACTCCTGATTAATCGTCAACATTAGCTGAAAAGGCTGAGTTGTATAGCAGCATTACATGATCTCACCAATTAAGTTACTTATGTAGATGAATCGTTTTGTTTTAGGTTGTTGTTCATATGCTGAGGGATCCGAGAAAGCTATTAGCACTATTAAGGGAATTCAGAAGCGAAAGGGAATTTAGAAGCGAAGGATCTAAAAGAAAGGATAATGATTAATCATTTGCTTTGTTATGTCTGGCATCACCCTCACTCCAATTGGGGAACCCAGTGTATCATCCTTGACACACTATTTCTGAACTTGCCCAGCTGGCTTTTCTTTGTAAGGCCAAGTGAAGTCAGGTGATATTGAATTCCACAAATTATTTTTGTCAACTTTTGGCCggttttgaaaattcaaattgCTACGTTTGTGGTGAATGATGACATTCAAGTCCTTTTTAAAGgttatttttgtgcttattttTCTGCAGTTCCCTGTCTAAACTTTTCTTCAATACTAGACAATATAAAGAGCCTTGAAATTCAGTTATCATCCTTCTCTTTTTgctttattcatatttttgtatcTCACGTTAATGCAATAATTTTAGAGGAAGCTtcagttagttttttttttaccattatgTGATGGTAATATATTTAAGGTTTAACACAACGATAGCTCCTTAATCTTACCAATAAATTTCATTCACACACTTGAACTGCAACTTGTGTCTATTGAGCATGATAAATTGTTCTTATTTGACACTTTCGGTTTAAATTATGAAAGCGCGTTCTCAAGCATCTATGAGTAGCTTAATTAACATCATAAATTATGTCATTTTTCTTAATCATATAATAAGTTTAACGGGTTGTCTATAATTTTGGTTCTTGTGTACGTTAGGTTCTATCTAAATTTTCTGTCTGCTCTAGTATTGACTATTCTGCAGTCCTGCTGTAAGAATGACTATAACTAAGGGAGGTTTATTCTCAATTTTTAATTCAATGAAGGAAAAATAATAGTGGTGAAGTGTAGATAGAGTCATTAGTCAATTACTCTAGGAAAATCcctattttaatattattaaatctGGAGTGCATTTGGTTGCTGGTTGTtcaattttaagttaaaaaaCTATGCCATGGATGGAATGTGTTTTGCAATTTGCATGCCTGACCTATGTGTTGACTTGTAATTCTAATAATTATATAGTACTATGGCTGCTTTAGTACTAAATGACCATGTGATCATTCGTGTCATGTCATCATTTTGTGTTTAGACACATTCACTTAATTGCAATGTTAACTTTTTAGAGCTGTCAGTATTTATGTCTGAATGAAGGTTCATAGGTGTTTCCCATTGAGCTCCATTTTGTATGTTTTTGCTAAGAATTGTTTGTTTAAATATCTAACAAACAGAAGCATGTGGGacttta contains:
- the LOC107840172 gene encoding ribosomal RNA small subunit methyltransferase E isoform X1, whose translation is MQASVWSPRLVNLFTRSCKTTNSLRAFSSSAISNQSRGGLPRFYSDELPPSKDGVVRVKGDEFWHMTRVLRLTVHDRVELFDGKGGLVEGCIQIIDQTGVDIVALENPKSVSPHNTQWHVYAAFGTLKGGRADWLVEKCTELGACSVTPLLTERSPSISENRVDRLQRVSFAAAKQCQRLHEMVLNPPIKVGGLLTLVKNSKLSFIAIAEAKPVFSALSSTKRESAGLMIIGPEGDFTERELNVILEAGATAVGLGPHRLRVETATVALLSALMLWCDDQEILKV
- the LOC107840172 gene encoding ribosomal RNA small subunit methyltransferase E isoform X2; the protein is MSSLLPRHLHCFLLFEKNSVGDGVVRVKGDEFWHMTRVLRLTVHDRVELFDGKGGLVEGCIQIIDQTGVDIVALENPKSVSPHNTQWHVYAAFGTLKGGRADWLVEKCTELGACSVTPLLTERSPSISENRVDRLQRVSFAAAKQCQRLHEMVLNPPIKVGGLLTLVKNSKLSFIAIAEAKPVFSALSSTKRESAGLMIIGPEGDFTERELNVILEAGATAVGLGPHRLRVETATVALLSALMLWCDDQEILKV